Below is a window of Candidatus Nanosynbacter sp. HMT-352 DNA.
TGGACGTGGCGAACAATTTCACGCATCAAACCTTCGCGCTTTAGTTCAGGAGTGATTGTTAAGTCGTAAACAACGCTCGGTTGCGCCGACTCAGACTCTGAATCTGTAACAATTTCAACCGATTTCACATTCAATTCATCTTTAGCGATATCAATCAAGAACTGCGCAACTTCCGCTGGCGTATCCTGAGAAATAGTATTGATAAGTTTCACAGACGCCAACGGCTGACGCACCTTAATTCCCTCTGATGCACGCTTCGACAAGCCGTCATTCACCGCAGTACGCAGTGCATTCATGTCGCGTAGCATTGAATTGTCTATTTCACCAGCCGGCAGCCAATCTTTAAGATGGATCGACTCGTTATCGCCTGTCAAATTATGGTACAATTCTTCCGCTAAGAATGGCGTAAACGGCGCTAGCATATAACTGAGTCGCACCAAAACGTAATGGAGCGTGCGGTAAGCGTCATTTTTATCACCGTCATCTTCAGATTTCCAGAAGCGGCGGCGGCTGCGTCGGACGTACCAGTTACTTGCGTCGTCTAAGAACGGCAAGATCGGCTTGGTTGCGTCCTGCAAATTATAGTTATTAAGACCTCGCTCGACCTCTGTTATCAATTGATGCAACCTCGACACAATCCAAATATCCAACGGATTTGTTAAATCGTGAAGCGGATCTGACAAATCGCCGTTAAACTCCCAGCCGTCAACTTCAGCATACATCGTGAAGAAATCGTACATATTCCAGATCATACCAAGCTTACGCGCCACGTCCATCACATCCTTATCCGCCAAGGCAAAATTTTCGCCGTTCGTTAGTGGACTTGAAAGCATCAAGAATCGGAAGCTGTCAGCCGAAGTCTTATTCATAAGCTCCATCGGATCGGTATAATTCTTCAGCTTCTTGCTCATTTTTTTACCGTCGGCAGCATTGATAAATCCAGTACAAATCAAATTCTTCCATGGAGATTTACCGAACAAAGCCACGTTTACCGCTGTTAAGCTATAAAACCAACCGCGCGTCTGGTCAATCGCTTCAATGATAAAGTCAGCCGGAAAACTTGCTTCAAACTTTTCCTTGTTCTCAAATGGATAATGGAATTGAGCAAACGGCATTGAGCCAGATTCAAACCAACAGTCCAAAACCTTGCCGATGTGATGCATTTCTGCGCCGTCGCACTCAAACGTAACGTCCATAACTTGCGGTAAATGATAATCGTCCAACTTGCGACCCGTAACTTCTTCAAATTCCGCAAAACTTCCAATCACCTTCACTACTTCCGTGCCATCATTCTTCACGCCCTTCCACACTGGAATTGGTGTTGCCCAGTAACGGTCGCGGCTCAAATTCCAATCCGGCGCCTGCTCGATAATGTTATGGAATCGTCCAGTCCTCAGATTGTCTGGCGTCCAGCTTGTCTGCTCGTTCGCCTCCAACATTTCCTTTTTCTGGCTCTGAATATCCATAAACCAACTTGGGTGAGCACGGTACATCAATTTCGTGCCACATCGATGACAATGCGGATATTCGTGGCGAATATATTCAATTTTCAGCGCCCGACCTTCTTCTAATAAAGTCTTCGCTATTTCCTTATTCACCTCCCAAATATTGCGACCCAGCCATCTGCCCTCTGTGTAATTTCCATCACCATCAACCAACGACAATACTGGTACGTCATTTTTTCGGCACAATTCATAGTCATCCTCGCCGTAAGCTGGCGCGATATGAACAATTCCTGTACCATCATCGGTCGTCACAAAATCGGCGTGAAGAATCTTATGCGCAGCCGGCCCACGATTTTCGAATAGCGGCTCGAATCTTTTACCTACCAATTCAGAACCCTTAATCGTCTTAACAATCGAATATTCCAACGGCTGGTGCTTTTCGTCCGTCATAACTTTCTCAACGCGGTCGCTTGCAACGTAAAACTTTTTATCGCCGTACGCCACCAAAGAATAATCGACATCCCGATTCACCGCCAAGACCATATTTGCCGGCAAAGTCCACGGCGTCGTCGTCCACGCAAGCAAATATTCATCCTCATCCTCCAGCTTAAAGTAGACGAATAAGCTCGGGTCAGTGTCCATTTGATAGCTATTTTCCATAGCCACTTCACTCTTAGAAATTGGCGTTGCGTCCTTTGTGCAATAGACCAAAATCTTTTCTCCTTCGTAGATTTTGCCTTCTTCATAAAGCCTCTTGAACGCCCACCAAACAGATTCCATGTAATTATTATCCATAGTTTTATAAGCACCCTTAAACTCGACCCAACGACCAATTCGCTCAATCGTGTCCTCCCATTCGGTGCCAGTTCGAACCATAGCCGCTCGACATTCCTTGACGTAATCTGAAACGCTAATTTTTGTGCCAATCTCTTTTTTGTTAGAAATGCCTAGCGTTTTTTCGACGTAAACCTCTGCCGGCAGTCCGTGACAGTCCCAGCCCCAACGGCGCTCAACTCGCTGACCTTTCATCGTGTGGAAGCGTCCCATAGTATCCTTCACCGTGCTGACCAACAAATGACCGTGGTGCGGCGTTCCCGTCAAAAACGGAGGACCGTCATAAAAAACCCAAGAATTATCAGCAGGACGCTGTGCGATCGACTTGTTAAATGTGTCATCCTCTTTCCATTGCTGCACCCAATCTTTCTCATATTCCGCAGCTCGACGACGTGTTCCGTGTTTGAATTTCATTGTACTACCTCCTTATTTTTAGACTTTTGATAGCTATTTTTCAATTAAAAATCACCTCTTTTGACTTCGAGAATCCGCTCAGGTGTTTTATGCGGACGGTACCATCTCGATTCCAAAAGAAGTGATTCTTTCAGCTCTTTATTTGCTATTTACGCAAGCTCACGGCAGGTTCTAATCTCGACTTCATGCCGATTTCTTCCCGCAGACTTCACGGCTGATAACCGCTCATTTCACGCCAATTCAACATACGCGAAAACGCCCTACTGTTATTGTAGCGCGTTTTCATCAAAATCCCAAGAACTTTATTTAATTTCCAGACCGCCTAAAATACACTCACCCTTCAGATATAGAGTCTTTTTGGCAGAATCTTTAGGTAGAGTTTTGTCATCAGTTCCGCCCAAAAATCCGCGCACTTCGTTCTTAACAATCACATCGTCTGGCAAAGTAATGTTAACGCCACCGCAAAATGTAAAAATTTCAATTACAGAACCGTCTTTAATCTTTGCTTGACGCAAATCCAAATCCACGCCACCAAATATCGCAACCAACGAACCGCCAGTATAATCACCTTTTACAGCGTCTTCTTCACCCCAAAAACAAGCAATTTTCTCATTAACAGCGCCGTCTTTATCCAACTTTTTAGAACGCTTAACACCCTTAGGGCTAGTATTAAACATCATCGCCAAACCAGCAGCAATCAAAACTACAGGCCAAAATACCTTCCAAATACTAACGTCAACTACTCCGTAAGAATTGAAGCCAATCAGAATGCCAATCGCAACCAGCAATAATCCCCAAATCCACGCCGTTTTATTTCGATAATTGAATATATTCACCAGCCCAGACAATACAAATCCTGCAGCCCAAACCGTACCCCAGAAAATATCCCAGCTAATGTTGATAATATCGAGGTTCTTCAATAGTAGAACCCCGCCGAGCGCCACGACTACAATGCTCAAAAACGCTCTAATCAGAGAACTTTTCTTCATATAACTATTCTATCACTTTTTTTATAAACTTAACGCTTTTTAAATTGAACAGTTTTTTTGTTCCGCTTTGATTTTATGATAATTATCACTATCAAAATAATGAACAAAAGTATTCCGCCGCCAATCATCATTAACGCTGTAGTTGATGGCCAGAAGAACAATTCTTTTGGCTCGGCGGTTTTTGTTATTAGCTCATTTTGGTCCTGACTAATTCCCCACTCGCCAGCCTTCTTTTTATAGGAAATCGACAACTCTACTTTATATTTTCCACCCCAAAACGGCGCTAAATTGCTATCATAATTAAACTGCCGCGTTTCATTCGCAATCATCGCATTCACGCCACCGTTTTTATAGACAACATTTCCCATCGGGTCTTTCACAACCAGCTTTACGTCAACATCAGCCGACACATTGCCAGAATTTTTTAAGGCAATTTCATACAATTGACTACTGTTAGAATTCTTAACATTAAACTTCTCAATCGTCACGTCGCGGTGAATATCGCCAGGAACGGTTATCGCCATACGGATAGCCTGACGAGTCTGAACTTGAATGCCGCCAGCATTATTTGACGCCTGCTTAACCTTCCGCTGAACAACCATACATGCATTATGCTCGCCAACATCTGCTTTGCTTGGAACATTTACCGTAAAATCAACAAGCGCATTTTCGTTCGCGCCAAGAGTCACCTCTTTCTTAGAAACAGAAACCCACTTGCCCGCGCCAACTTTATCCTCCGACTTCTCCTTGCAAGTCATATCGCCAGTCGTCGTAACCGTACCGTCAACCGAATAAACTTCAATCGTTTCTTCTTTATCAGACCCGTTTTGAACATACAATTGGTCAGATTTCGAAGCGCCACCAGAAAGATTATAGATGAAAATTGAGCTTGTCCTGGGATTATTTGGATCAGGATTTGCTGGTCGACCACCAATGCCATTAGCAGACACCGACACAGGTAGAATTAGCCCTACAATCATCGCCACTCCAATAACCTTACTCCACAACGAATTCTTCATATCCCTCCTTAAAAACCTATTATGCTTATTATATCAATGTCACGCATAAAAGAATAGACACTCATCAGAATGTCTATTCTCGCTTAATAATCTAAGTCCGCTAAAGAGCCGTAATCGTTTGAACCATTGGCAATACGTATGTACCTGCCGCCTGGCCAGCTGGGATGGTTTGGGCTAATGAGGTATTAGTTATATATCCAGCCCATACTTTACTAGCAGTCGCTGAAGCGCTCATTAGTGTTACGGGACTAGTACCAGAAAAGGTCGTAGAAGTACCCTTGGTAATACCTGCAGCTGCACCAATTACAGGGGTAACTGTACCGCCAGCTGGATTAACTGTTAGGCGACCCTCGTTAATAGTTCCGTTGTATTTATACTGTTTTCCACCGCCAGCAGACCAGACACCAGTTCCTGGGGTCGCTACGTTTAGCGTCAACGTCCAGCCATTATCTGCGGCACCTGGGTTTTCGGCATAAATTCGATTGTCGTTATCTCCAAAAACACCAATTCCCGACCCCAATGAGGATGACACTGTCGTAGCGCCCATAGCGAATGTTGGATTATTAACTAAGGAATTAGTCGAGTCACGAATATCAGTACTCAAAACTCCAGGATTAATTGTCTGAGAGAGTTTAGAGTTAGCAGTAGTTGCGGCATTAGCTACAGAAGGGTTTGTCATATTATACAACCCCAATAGACCGACCACGCCTACGCTCGCAACGATCAACAACGTTAACTTTTTCATTTTTTCTCCTTACTTAATTTATTACATTATAACTTATTATGCTTATTTTTTCATTCATCCCTCTTTTTCTGTTTTTTAACAATAAATAACATAATGAACGCCGCAACAATTACACCAATACCAGCAGCCATAATCATCCATAAATTAATTCCCGTATTAGCCAAAGCCTTACTTATCTCTTTAACAATCTTTGGAATAACAATAACATCTTCAGTGGTCTTTTTCGGAGTCGTAAATGAAAAATCAGCAATCCGCACTACTTCTGGGGATGTTGCATTATCCTTCAGCTTAGTCGTAACACGACCGTTATAGGTATGTTCTGGAACTGGCGGCATAAAATTATTACCCGGATGATTATTCTGCCAATTTGAAAAATCCAACACCCATATATTTCCGTTAACTTTAAGCTCGCTATCCCGTCCCAAAACAAAAGTCCGACCATTAAACTCAACCTTCAAATCGTGTTGACCTGTCGCAGGATTAGCTATTGTATGCACCGCATCATAAACACCATATACCAACAAATCTTTCCCATTTACCAAATCAAATTTAGAGAATTTTGGCAGAAAAATCGGACAAATTGACTCATTCATCTGACTGCCAGTTTCCAGAGAATCATGAGTACAATCAGTAATCACTTGCGACAAATTAGAATTAGCCGACGAATCCGCGAAAGCCGAATAAGGACTGCTCAAAGTAGCTAGTAGTGTTATGACGATGAATAATTTTTTTACTCTATTTTTCATACTCAACCTTATTGCGCTGTTACCGTTAATGTCATTGGTAGTTCATAAGTTCCTGGTTTTTGATATGCTGGAATAGTCTGGTTTAATCGAACGTTCCGTAGCAAAAATGCGCACCCCAATTGACCAGTTGACCCGCTGCTGCTCATCAATGTAACGCCGTTAGCCGTAGCGGTCCCTACCTTAAATTGAGAATCAACACCCTTTGATATTCCTGATGTTTGGCAAGTTGACCCGCTCAATGAACTACCCGAAGCTAAGACAGATGATGTGCCAAAATTGACAGACAGAAATCCCTGATCGCCATTAGTGCCGTTGAACATATACGATTCTGTGCCGCCAGTTCGCTTCCACTTGGCGGTCACACCGTCAGATGCCGACAACACAACGCTCCACCCAGAGCTGGTCTGTGTATTCGTAACTTCAATTTGCTTCGAACTTGAGTTAGATAAGAGGGCGTTGGTAATTACACTACTGCTACCAATAATGGAATTATCAAAATTCGTGACAGGATTCACGACCGTAGCGCCAGCATTATCCCTAAAACGAATGTCTAACGATCCAGGAGCAGTCTTAAATTCTGGATACATTGTGTAGCTGTCAATACTAGATCCAGGAGCGGCAGTCGTGTCGGTTACCACACGGACACAATAGCTGGTGTTTTGTTCCAAGCCATTATCCGCCAAGACAAGGTCCCATAAACCAGTCTGCCCTGACTCAATGCCTTGATAATTAGTAAAAGTTAACGATGAATCAGTTGTTGGACGAACAATCGATTGGTGGGCGTAATTGTGACTGTTGGTGGGCAGCACTGGATTGTCAGAGATAGCACTAATGGCTGTTTGATGCGCTGGGCCGGTGACAGCATAACGCAGACTGGAGTTTGTAGTAATATTTTGCCAATCACCAGACGACACAGCACTACAACTGGTGGCAGTTTTCTTGGCATATTGAGCGCGAAGTTTCATGTTGCCAGGAGGAACTGTGGTGTTCTGAAGAGTTTTATTGCCGTCCGCCGTCAGACCCACCCTAATCCGGAACGAACTGCCAACTTCTGGTAAAGTGGCCACCGCATTGGTTGCAGCCAATGGCGTTCCTGGCTGAACGGCATTGTTCCATTTATATAACCGACTAGCTGATTGCTCAACTGGCACATTAACGCCAACTGAACTAACTGCCAACGGGATTGACGAGTTGGTGGTGGAGTTGTTACCCAGTTGCCCATATTCATTATTTCCCCAGCAGTAGGCTTTACCTTCGTTGGTGAGAGCGCAGGTGTAGTCGCTGCCGGCAGTAATGGACTGGAAGCTGACGCCGGCTGGCATTTGGACGGCGACTGGGGTTGATGAATTGGTGGTCGAGTTGTTACCCAGTTGACCACTACTACCATATCCCCAGCAGTAGGCTTTGCCTTCGCTGGTGATGGCGCAGGTGTAGTCGCTGCCGGCAGTAATGGACTGGAAGCTGACGCCGGCTGGCATTTGGACGGCGACTGGGATGCGGGAGTTGGTGGTCGAGTTGTTACCCAGTTGACCACCATTACCCCGCCCCCAGCAGTAGGCTTTGCCTTCGCTGGTGATGGCGCAGGTGTAGTAATAGCCAGCGGCGATGGACTGGAAGCGAGCAACGCCGGCTGGCATTTGGACGGCGACTGGGATGCGGGAGTTGGTGGTCGAGTTGTTACCCAGTTGACCACCATTACCCCGCCCCCAGCAGTAGGCTTTGCCTTCGCTGGTGATGGCGCAGGTGTAGTAATAGCCAGCGGCGATGGACTGGAAGCGAGCAACGCCGGCTGGCATTTGGACGGCGACTGGGATGCGGGAGTTGGTGGTGGAGTTGTTACCCAGTTGACCTTGGCCGTTCCATCCCCAGCAGTAGGCTTTGCCTTCGTTGGTGAGGGCGCAGGTGTGGTAATAGCCGACAGTAATGGACTGGAAGCTGACGCCGGCTGGCATTTGGACGGCGACTGGGATGCGGGAGTTGGTGGTGGAGTTGTTACCCAGTTGACCTTGGCCGTTCCATCCCCAGCAGTAGGCTTTGCCTTCGTTGGTGAGGGCGCAGGTGTGGTAATAGCCGACAGTAATGGACTGGAAGCTGACGCCGGCTGGCATTTGGACGGCGACTGGGATGCGGGAGTTGGTGGTGGAGTTGTTACCCAGTTGACCTTGGCCGTTCCATCCCCAGCAGTAGGCTTTGCCTTCGTTGGTGAGGGCGCAGGTGTGGCCGTAACCAATAGTAATTTGACTAAATGACCATTCCATATCTCCCATCACCGTCGCACTACTCTGACGAGTCAATAGATTTCCAACCGTAAAGAATATGCCAACGACCACACAGATCATGAGGCTGGCAAACAAAACAAGCCGAGGACCAGCAAATCGCCGCTGATTGATCATTAATCTTTGGTTTTTATTCATTTCCGACATCATCGTATTAAGATGCACCTTCGACTTCTACTATTTTTATTAATAATTAACTTGTGGTTATCATTATAGCATAAGTTTTTTAATATAACATAAAAATTCTTATAATAATTGATCACCAAATTTTGCCAAAATCATAACAACAGCCAAAGTGATGATTATCATCAGCAGCACTATGTCATAATCATTTTGAACAAATTTTTTTACTTTTTTTCCAGTGATAACCCCAGTTAGGATATTGTATCTTGTCATGCCGCCAAAAATTAGCAACATGCCAACATCAAGTGTTAGACACCAAGGGCACAGCATCCCGATTTCTACAAAACTCATATAGAACATCCATAGCGCAAAAATAAATCCAATACTAACGCCAATTTGCGCCGCAACCATAAACCAGCGCGGAAACTTAGTGCC
It encodes the following:
- the ileS gene encoding isoleucine--tRNA ligase; its protein translation is MKFKHGTRRRAAEYEKDWVQQWKEDDTFNKSIAQRPADNSWVFYDGPPFLTGTPHHGHLLVSTVKDTMGRFHTMKGQRVERRWGWDCHGLPAEVYVEKTLGISNKKEIGTKISVSDYVKECRAAMVRTGTEWEDTIERIGRWVEFKGAYKTMDNNYMESVWWAFKRLYEEGKIYEGEKILVYCTKDATPISKSEVAMENSYQMDTDPSLFVYFKLEDEDEYLLAWTTTPWTLPANMVLAVNRDVDYSLVAYGDKKFYVASDRVEKVMTDEKHQPLEYSIVKTIKGSELVGKRFEPLFENRGPAAHKILHADFVTTDDGTGIVHIAPAYGEDDYELCRKNDVPVLSLVDGDGNYTEGRWLGRNIWEVNKEIAKTLLEEGRALKIEYIRHEYPHCHRCGTKLMYRAHPSWFMDIQSQKKEMLEANEQTSWTPDNLRTGRFHNIIEQAPDWNLSRDRYWATPIPVWKGVKNDGTEVVKVIGSFAEFEEVTGRKLDDYHLPQVMDVTFECDGAEMHHIGKVLDCWFESGSMPFAQFHYPFENKEKFEASFPADFIIEAIDQTRGWFYSLTAVNVALFGKSPWKNLICTGFINAADGKKMSKKLKNYTDPMELMNKTSADSFRFLMLSSPLTNGENFALADKDVMDVARKLGMIWNMYDFFTMYAEVDGWEFNGDLSDPLHDLTNPLDIWIVSRLHQLITEVERGLNNYNLQDATKPILPFLDDASNWYVRRSRRRFWKSEDDGDKNDAYRTLHYVLVRLSYMLAPFTPFLAEELYHNLTGDNESIHLKDWLPAGEIDNSMLRDMNALRTAVNDGLSKRASEGIKVRQPLASVKLINTISQDTPAEVAQFLIDIAKDELNVKSVEIVTDSESESAQPSVVYDLTITPELKREGLMREIVRHVQSARKQAGLQIDDRIVLSIFSDDSEISQAIDAFADVIKSETLAVELNSAVDESEKYDAKIEGKLVEISLKKA
- a CDS encoding LiaI-LiaF-like domain-containing protein: MKKSSLIRAFLSIVVVALGGVLLLKNLDIINISWDIFWGTVWAAGFVLSGLVNIFNYRNKTAWIWGLLLVAIGILIGFNSYGVVDVSIWKVFWPVVLIAAGLAMMFNTSPKGVKRSKKLDKDGAVNEKIACFWGEEDAVKGDYTGGSLVAIFGGVDLDLRQAKIKDGSVIEIFTFCGGVNITLPDDVIVKNEVRGFLGGTDDKTLPKDSAKKTLYLKGECILGGLEIK
- a CDS encoding WxL protein peptidoglycan domain-containing protein, producing the protein MKNSLWSKVIGVAMIVGLILPVSVSANGIGGRPANPDPNNPRTSSIFIYNLSGGASKSDQLYVQNGSDKEETIEVYSVDGTVTTTGDMTCKEKSEDKVGAGKWVSVSKKEVTLGANENALVDFTVNVPSKADVGEHNACMVVQRKVKQASNNAGGIQVQTRQAIRMAITVPGDIHRDVTIEKFNVKNSNSSQLYEIALKNSGNVSADVDVKLVVKDPMGNVVYKNGGVNAMIANETRQFNYDSNLAPFWGGKYKVELSISYKKKAGEWGISQDQNELITKTAEPKELFFWPSTTALMMIGGGILLFIILIVIIIIKSKRNKKTVQFKKR
- a CDS encoding LPXTG cell wall anchor domain-containing protein yields the protein MKNRVKKLFIVITLLATLSSPYSAFADSSANSNLSQVITDCTHDSLETGSQMNESICPIFLPKFSKFDLVNGKDLLVYGVYDAVHTIANPATGQHDLKVEFNGRTFVLGRDSELKVNGNIWVLDFSNWQNNHPGNNFMPPVPEHTYNGRVTTKLKDNATSPEVVRIADFSFTTPKKTTEDVIVIPKIVKEISKALANTGINLWMIMAAGIGVIVAAFIMLFIVKKQKKRDE
- a CDS encoding RCC1 domain-containing protein, which encodes MNKNQRLMINQRRFAGPRLVLFASLMICVVVGIFFTVGNLLTRQSSATVMGDMEWSFSQITIGYGHTCALTNEGKAYCWGWNGQGQLGNNSTTNSRIPVAVQMPAGVSFQSITVGYYHTCALTNEGKAYCWGWNGQGQLGNNSTTNSRIPVAVQMPAGVSFQSITVGYYHTCALTNEGKAYCWGWNGQGQLGNNSTTNSRIPVAVQMPAGVARFQSIAAGYYYTCAITSEGKAYCWGRGNGGQLGNNSTTNSRIPVAVQMPAGVARFQSIAAGYYYTCAITSEGKAYCWGRGNGGQLGNNSTTNSRIPVAVQMPAGVSFQSITAGSDYTCAITSEGKAYCWGYGSSGQLGNNSTTNSSTPVAVQMPAGVSFQSITAGSDYTCALTNEGKAYCWGNNEYGQLGNNSTTNSSIPLAVSSVGVNVPVEQSASRLYKWNNAVQPGTPLAATNAVATLPEVGSSFRIRVGLTADGNKTLQNTTVPPGNMKLRAQYAKKTATSCSAVSSGDWQNITTNSSLRYAVTGPAHQTAISAISDNPVLPTNSHNYAHQSIVRPTTDSSLTFTNYQGIESGQTGLWDLVLADNGLEQNTSYCVRVVTDTTAAPGSSIDSYTMYPEFKTAPGSLDIRFRDNAGATVVNPVTNFDNSIIGSSSVITNALLSNSSSKQIEVTNTQTSSGWSVVLSASDGVTAKWKRTGGTESYMFNGTNGDQGFLSVNFGTSSVLASGSSLSGSTCQTSGISKGVDSQFKVGTATANGVTLMSSSGSTGQLGCAFLLRNVRLNQTIPAYQKPGTYELPMTLTVTAQ
- a CDS encoding vitamin K epoxide reductase family protein, coding for MFKFFAQWFSKQDKRQKIAEISLLTGAGVGLLASFILSIETLVLAKTPNTVLGCDLNAVISCSSVAQHWSASLLGFPNAFIGLMALPVMVTIGVALLAGTKFPRWFMVAAQIGVSIGFIFALWMFYMSFVEIGMLCPWCLTLDVGMLLIFGGMTRYNILTGVITGKKVKKFVQNDYDIVLLMIIITLAVVMILAKFGDQLL